The genomic interval CTCGGCGTTTTGCTGACTGTCGGTCACATTCTGTTCAACCCAAGGCAGAACCACTAACTTGACCGCTACAACAGCACAGtcctttgttcttttcaAGTACCGAATAGACCGTTCTAGATCCCCTTCATAAAGTGCTCCCGCTACTTCGTCAACCTGCTCCGGAATGCGGTGGAGGTTCGTCATAAGGGATTCCAGCTGGTTAGCAAGGGAGGGCGAGAATTCGGGGACCTTCTTCAGGCGATTTGTGATGATTGCGGGGTAAATTTGGACCACTGGTTTGAGCAACCGAATAGAAGTCCTTTTCAGTTCATAAAGCACAGCGGTATCTTCGCTGTCGCTGCTATCCTCAGATGATTCGCCCTCACTATCTTTCCCAAGACTCTGTTTCCCATCGTCGCTCAGAAGTTCATCGAAGAACTCATCCCCTTCTTCATCAGGATTCCATTCGTCAATCTCTTCTACTGCATCTCGTACCAAAtctctccattcttccacACGCCGTATTATAAACCCAACAACACCATTTGAAGCGAGGTCAATCAAGGCATCGCAAGCACCCCAAACCCGTCCTGTAGCTACCGTAACGAGGTCTTTCTCATTCTGCGACAGTTCgattcccttcttttccatgtgATCCTGTACTTCATCATTTCTCTCTGCGATTAACTGAACTTCTTTCACAAGCGATGACAGTTCGTTCAGCCCTGTCTTCGTTAGCGACAGAGCCTCGGCTTGAAATGCTTTGGTGTGATCGGTTGGTGTAATGAGTAGAGCCGCTGTCACAAACGACGGGAGTACTGATCCGTTCAAGTTGGAGAGGACGGAGCCGACGGCGGAGGACGTAAATGGAGAGGTGATGGCCAAGAGCGAAAGCTTAGTGACTTGTGACTTAAGGGCTGTCGACGATGCtgaaaggaggggaagtgCATCTCTGCCTGAGAGTTCTGTAGAGGCTGGGTTTCCAGAGGGCGACGACAAGGTCAAGTGGAATTGCTCCACGAGTGTAAGAGTAGTTGTAAGAGTGACGTGAAGCTTTGTTGACATTCTGGCGGGACAATGGGTGTTTGGTTTGGACTCGAGCAGCTCAAGACAAGTTGGGAGAAATTTCGATTAGGGAACTGCGGGGCCGTTTGTTAGGGCTCTGCGGGGTCACCTGCGGCTGaccttggtggtgatggaaAGCGTCTGTACAGTACATTTATACATAAGGCTTCGTTGGTCTGCACTTGTGCAATTTCTGTCAGTTATAACTCTATATGTGCTTGTATTTCTGAATTCCATTCCAGCAAAAATAGTATGTGTGCCCTAACATGTGCATACAACCTTACTGATTGATACATTACCCTAGCTAGTGGATACTAGCAGGCATATAGGAATAACAGACCCTCGCGAACTTTCCTAACCGCATGGTTTAACATCAACTATACGTCGAGCTTACCAACCGTCATATCCAGCAAAAGTTCATGAAGTGAGCTAAATCCTCGTACTGAGCAACCTTACAGAATCACCATGGGTGGTAGCTTCATGTTTATTATCTCCTAGTATATTCTTAAGGCACCTAGTAGTGACAATTGAAGACTAATCTATGACCATTTCAAGGAATTCCATGTAAATGTCACAAGCATTGCAATAGTAAGTACATATGTATGTAGTATACTCAGGAAGCTTGAGCTGAGCCCTAAAGCTGAGCCCTATATTTCCTAATCTGTGAAGCTGACCGCTCGGCGTCCCCGGTCCCGTCGACGGACAGAATGTTGCGGATCGTTTCTATCTCCAACTTGTATTTCAACACCAGTAGGTTTTTCTTCGAACGTTTAGTGGTGCAATGCGGAGCTGAATACCTAtttatctagataattaCGATTTCTGTCCCAAACCATGGGAACCACCAAACCGCGCCCTTCTGGAAAAGCTTCCCTCGCAGCCGCCCAAACTTTACCCGAGAGGACTTTCATAATCGACAATGGCGCGTATACGATGAAAGCCGGCTATGCGCCCGACTCTATCACGGAAGATGAAACAGAGGCACTATCCGCCTGTTCTGTTATTTCTAATGCGCTCGTTAAGACTCGCGACAACCGCGTTTACGTGGGTTCGCAACTTGGTACTCATGTTACGGATTGGAACGAGTTGATGTTTCGACGTCCGGTCGAGAAGGGATATACTGTGAACTGGGAAGCGCAAAAGGAAATCTGGGAGCATTCATTCTTTGACGAAAAGACTGTACGAAGCAAGGACCTGCGGATTGCCAAACCGGAAGAAACGACTCTTGTGCTTACCGAGGCTCCAAACGCGTTACCGGCGCTGCAGAAGAACGCAGACGAGATTGTGATGGAGGAGTGGGGCTTTGGTGGCTATTTAAGATGCGTGGGTATGGTAGTAAATGACACTGTTATACTGCTGCTTGGTTATCTGGCTAATATTGCCATTTTAGGTCCGTCGCTAAACGCCTGGAACGAAGTCCAATCTTTATTTGGAGACCCCATCGTGCAGAAGTATGACTCGGCTGTTTCGCCAAGAGAATGCCTCCTCGTGGTCGATTCGGGCTATTCTCACACCACAGTTACACCACTGTACAAAGGCCAACCTCTTCAGCGTGCCATTCGCAGACTTGACCTTGGAGGCAAACATCTAACGAACTATCTGAAGGAGATGGTATCAATGAGGCAATACAACATGGTGGATGAAGCATATATCATTAATGAAGTGAAGGAAGCAGTGTGCTATGTCAGTGATGATTTTGCTCGTGATATGGAACAGACTTGGAAGGGCAACCGAAAGCGTGGCCAATTCGATCCTGACGAAGGTGTCACGGTCGACTATGTCCTGCCAGACCCAAATGGGAGCAAAAAAGGGTTTATGCGACCTCATGATCCTCTATTGAATgccaagaagaggaaaagtgcACTCTCAGGTGCTACCGCCGAGGCCTTATCTGAGGATGTCTTGGTCCTGAGCAACGAGCGTTTCACAGTCCCTGAGATTCTATTCAACCCAAGTGACATCGGCATGAAGCAGGCTGGCATTACGGATATGATTCTCCAGAGCCTTTCGGTGCTGCCCACGGGGTTACACCCCGCCTTCCTGGCAAATGTGTTAGTTGTTGGAGGAAACTCCTTGATTGCTGGATTTATGGAAAGACTGTGAGAGATATTCTCGTCTATCCATCGCTTTCATACATTGCTAATTCGCTGTAGGGAGAAGGAATTGCGTGAAGTCGCTTCGGCAGAATGCGCTGTGAGGGTTCGACAGCCTCAGGAGTAAGTTTGTTATTACAATGTAGATCTTAACTATGCGCTGACGGTCTTGGGAAACAGTTCAATTCGCTCCACATGGCTTGGGGCAAGTCGATTGGCCACCAATAAAgatgaaatgaagaaagttGCTATCACTCGCCAGGAATATCAAGAGAATGGCTCTGTTTGGACTGGGAGGAAATTTGCTGGCACTTTATGAAATCGGGTACATTATCTCGTGGTGTTCAGGATTGGGATCTTTGGAGTACATTGAGTCTGATTAAATCTGGCACAAGTTGACGACTTGGCTTGATGACCTGTTTAAGTAGCATTTGCTAGTGATACCCTTGAATTTGAGcatgtttctgtttctaaTTACAAGAGATGATGGTAAACTAGCTGCTGTATAATCTTAAGACGTGCTTTTCAATCTCTTTGGCATTATGAGTTTGAGGTTAGTGTTGAGCTAAGTCCGATCCATTCCCGGTCATGCCATTTTGGAATGATTCAACATGCGGTGAGGTCGCAGTCATAACGGGATCTCCAACTTATTGATAAAGGGGGAAGAGCTTTCGATTGACCGACACAAGCAACGAAGATGTATAAGTGGGTAGAGACTTGGTAAGTGAAATACCCCGCAGTGTTTggtcttttccctctctcttgaTTTGTGTTCTTTTTCGTCGCCCTTCAACCCAACCAACTGTCCACGTCAGTAAGGCACTGCAAGTACCCAGCCAGAGTACTTGGCGCACAGACCCGTCACGATCCAGCTGATTTTCTCTACACCCACAAACAAATACGCCTTAGAGATCAACCCATTTATTATTGTTCtcatatttttttttctttggatgCGTGCTTGCAAGAGTCATGGCGACACTGTTAGCAGACATCCCCATCTACGTGGAGAACCCGTGGTA from Aspergillus flavus chromosome 7, complete sequence carries:
- a CDS encoding actin-like protein arp6 (actin family protein), translating into MGTTKPRPSGKASLAAAQTLPERTFIIDNGAYTMKAGYAPDSITEDETEALSACSVISNALVKTRDNRVYVGSQLGTHVTDWNELMFRRPVEKGYTVNWEAQKEIWEHSFFDEKTVRSKDLRIAKPEETTLVLTEAPNALPALQKNADEIVMEEWGFGGYLRCVGPSLNAWNEVQSLFGDPIVQKYDSAVSPRECLLVVDSGYSHTTVTPLYKGQPLQRAIRRLDLGGKHLTNYLKEMVSMRQYNMVDEAYIINEVKEAVCYVSDDFARDMEQTWKGNRKRGQFDPDEGVTVDYVLPDPNGSKKGFMRPHDPLLNAKKRKSALSGATAEALSEDVLVLSNERFTVPEILFNPSDIGMKQAGITDMILQSLSVLPTGLHPAFLANVLVVGGNSLIAGFMERLEKELREVASAECAVRVRQPQDSIRSTWLGASRLATNKDEMKKVAITRQEYQENGSVWTGRKFAGTL